A window of the Streptomyces formicae genome harbors these coding sequences:
- a CDS encoding LacI family DNA-binding transcriptional regulator, giving the protein MVASKRARRSNAKRITIADVARTAGASVATVSRVLNGVDTVDPVLAERVRLAIGDLGYRPSAAAQGLARGRSGTIGVLVPDLANPYFSDVIKSVSAVARTAGSRVLVMDSDEDPEIERELTEDLLRYADGLLLCSPRMPRAHLAALAGRGTPMLVTNRQVTGLALHSLTVDFFQGVMAVCGHLARLGHRRVVYLAGPEHAWANAERLRALSGAEAFGLQVATVACGFTADDGYAAASAALDSGATAVVAYNDFVALGVLARFHEMGVDVPGDISLTGFDGIDMARFSDPPLTTVAVPRDRLGRAAGEALARIMSGDEEGEPGAIPVELHVRASTGAPRGSGGTPS; this is encoded by the coding sequence GTGGTTGCCTCGAAGCGCGCCAGGCGGAGCAACGCCAAGCGGATCACGATCGCCGATGTCGCCCGGACGGCCGGCGCCTCGGTCGCGACGGTCTCCCGGGTGCTCAACGGCGTGGACACGGTCGACCCGGTCCTCGCCGAACGGGTCAGGCTCGCCATCGGCGACCTCGGCTACCGGCCGAGCGCCGCGGCCCAGGGCCTCGCCCGCGGCCGCTCGGGCACCATCGGCGTGCTCGTGCCCGACCTGGCGAACCCGTACTTCAGCGATGTGATCAAGTCGGTCTCCGCGGTGGCGCGGACCGCCGGCAGCCGGGTCCTCGTCATGGACTCCGACGAGGACCCGGAGATCGAGCGGGAGCTGACGGAGGACCTGCTCCGCTACGCGGACGGCCTGCTGCTCTGCTCCCCGCGCATGCCGCGCGCCCACCTCGCCGCCCTGGCCGGCCGCGGCACGCCGATGCTCGTCACCAACCGGCAGGTCACCGGCCTCGCCCTGCACTCCCTCACCGTCGACTTCTTCCAGGGCGTCATGGCCGTGTGCGGGCATCTCGCCCGGCTCGGCCACCGCCGGGTCGTCTATCTCGCCGGACCCGAGCACGCCTGGGCCAACGCCGAGCGGCTGCGCGCCCTGTCGGGGGCCGAGGCGTTCGGCCTCCAGGTCGCCACCGTGGCCTGCGGGTTCACCGCCGACGACGGGTACGCGGCCGCGTCCGCCGCGCTGGACAGCGGGGCCACCGCCGTCGTCGCGTACAACGACTTCGTGGCGCTCGGGGTCCTCGCGCGCTTCCACGAAATGGGCGTCGACGTGCCCGGCGACATCTCGCTCACCGGCTTCGACGGGATCGACATGGCCCGCTTCTCCGACCCGCCGCTCACGACGGTCGCGGTGCCGCGGGACAGACTGGGCCGGGCCGCCGGCGAGGCCCTCGCCCGCATCATGAGCGGCGACGAGGAAGGCGAACCCGGGGCGATTCCGGTGGAGTTGCACGTCCGCGCCTCCACCGGCGCACCGCGCGGTTCCGGCGGCACACCGTCTTGA
- a CDS encoding ABC transporter substrate-binding protein, whose product MKAQQQAGRVQIDLVLTGTDGLAAGISQKLWSSMDAHRAFLGSPDYLEPAAEMQKLAQGQGTAVVYYPSGPLLEYNPDKVKNPPKTPAELLAWAKANPKRFQYADPANSGPGRTWLMGLPYLLGDKDPSSPASWDKTWAYLKELDKYIDVYGSGTTETMKNLASGQTDMIMSTTGWYINPRALGTVPKKMKAAHFDGMTWVTDAQYAVVPKGVDADTMSAALNLVKWMLTPEQQAKAYDDGYFYPGPAIKNVPLSMAPEKSQRTLEEYGVPEFDQWIERFPKRPSLPAEAQVEAFDLWNREVAGG is encoded by the coding sequence ATCAAGGCCCAGCAGCAGGCCGGCCGGGTCCAGATCGACCTCGTCCTCACCGGCACGGACGGGCTCGCCGCGGGCATCTCCCAGAAACTGTGGTCCTCGATGGACGCCCACCGGGCGTTCCTCGGCAGCCCCGACTACCTGGAACCCGCCGCCGAGATGCAAAAGCTCGCCCAGGGCCAGGGCACCGCCGTCGTCTACTACCCCTCGGGCCCGCTCCTCGAGTACAACCCGGACAAGGTGAAGAACCCGCCGAAGACCCCGGCGGAGCTGCTGGCCTGGGCCAAGGCCAACCCGAAGCGCTTCCAGTACGCCGACCCGGCCAACTCGGGCCCCGGCCGCACCTGGCTGATGGGCCTGCCGTACCTGCTCGGCGACAAGGACCCCTCGTCCCCGGCGAGTTGGGACAAGACGTGGGCGTACCTCAAGGAGCTCGACAAGTACATCGACGTCTACGGCTCCGGCACCACCGAGACGATGAAGAACCTGGCCTCAGGACAGACCGACATGATCATGTCGACGACCGGCTGGTACATCAACCCGCGCGCCCTCGGCACCGTGCCGAAGAAGATGAAGGCCGCCCACTTCGACGGCATGACCTGGGTGACGGACGCGCAGTACGCGGTCGTCCCGAAGGGCGTCGACGCCGACACCATGTCCGCCGCGCTCAACCTCGTCAAGTGGATGCTCACCCCCGAGCAGCAGGCGAAGGCCTACGACGACGGCTACTTCTACCCCGGGCCGGCGATCAAGAACGTACCGCTGTCGATGGCGCCGGAGAAGTCGCAGCGGACGCTGGAGGAGTACGGCGTACCGGAGTTCGACCAGTGGATCGAGCGCTTCCCCAAGAGGCCGTCGCTCCCGGCGGAGGCGCAGGTCGAGGCGTTCGACCTGTGGAACCGCGAAGTGGCGGGCGGCTGA
- a CDS encoding ABC transporter ATP-binding protein, with product MEPRSGGRLMARFTTLTLEKVSRSFGRHAALHELDLEISGGEFVALLGPSGCGKSTALNCLAGLLPLTGGTIRIDGERIDPVPPERRGFGMVFQNYALFPHLTVRGNVAFGLRMAKVPKADIARRTDRALDLVQLAGHAHKRPGQLSGGQQQRVAIARAIVLEPRLVLMDEPLSNLDAALRLEMRTEIRRLHQSLGLTTVYVTHDQEEALSLADRLVVLRDGVMQQAGTPEEVYGTPANRYVASFMGYRNMLDVKITGRDGPYHALALAGTELTGVARDGLPPDGPAVAAIRPEDLDVASPDAAVRLPADVEVVEYHGRELAVQARLRDSRPVHFRTAHRLAPGDAVELAVGPERVLLFEAETDR from the coding sequence GTGGAACCGCGAAGTGGCGGGCGGCTGATGGCCCGCTTCACCACGCTGACGCTGGAGAAGGTCTCCCGGTCCTTCGGCCGCCACGCTGCCCTGCACGAACTGGACCTGGAGATCTCCGGCGGCGAGTTCGTCGCCCTGCTCGGCCCCTCCGGCTGCGGCAAGTCCACCGCCCTGAACTGCCTCGCCGGACTCCTGCCGCTCACCGGCGGAACGATCCGGATCGACGGCGAGCGCATCGATCCCGTCCCGCCCGAACGGCGCGGATTCGGCATGGTCTTCCAGAACTACGCCCTCTTCCCCCATCTCACCGTGCGCGGCAACGTCGCCTTCGGGCTGCGGATGGCGAAGGTGCCGAAGGCCGACATCGCCCGGCGCACCGACCGGGCGCTGGACCTGGTCCAGCTGGCCGGCCACGCCCACAAGCGCCCCGGACAGCTCTCGGGCGGCCAGCAGCAGCGCGTCGCCATCGCCCGCGCGATCGTCCTGGAGCCCCGGCTGGTCCTCATGGACGAGCCGCTCTCCAACCTGGACGCGGCGCTCCGGCTGGAGATGCGCACCGAGATCCGGCGCCTCCACCAGAGTCTCGGGCTGACCACGGTGTACGTCACCCACGACCAGGAGGAGGCCCTGTCCCTTGCCGACCGGCTGGTCGTGCTGCGGGACGGGGTGATGCAGCAGGCGGGCACGCCGGAGGAGGTCTACGGCACCCCCGCCAACCGTTACGTCGCCTCTTTCATGGGCTACCGCAACATGCTCGACGTCAAGATCACGGGGCGGGACGGGCCGTACCACGCCCTCGCCCTCGCCGGCACGGAACTGACCGGCGTCGCCCGCGACGGCCTCCCGCCGGACGGCCCCGCCGTCGCGGCGATCCGCCCCGAGGACCTGGACGTGGCGTCCCCCGACGCGGCGGTCCGCCTCCCTGCCGACGTCGAGGTCGTCGAGTACCACGGCCGCGAACTCGCCGTCCAGGCCCGCCTGCGGGACTCCCGCCCCGTCCACT